The nucleotide sequence TATTAATGCTTCTATTTTTATTGCCACATCGAAGCTATTTGTTATTAGCTATTAGTGCAATAATAACCCCTATAGCTTTACTATTTGGAACTTTAGTGAGTTTAGGGTATAAACTAAATATGATTTCGATGTTGATTCCTACTATTCTTTTGGTATATAGTGTGAGTGATGCGATTCATATTATAAACATGTATCATAAGCAGCGAAAAAGCGAAGGAAATTCTAAAATAGTACAGATACAAAAAGCATTGTTCAAAAGTTTAAAACCTTGTTTTTATACGACTTTAACCACTTTAACAGGTTATATCGCTTTATATTTATCACCGCTTCCTGCATTTAAAAATATGGGATTATTTACCTGTATAGGTCTATTGTTATCCTTTGTTTTGGTATATGTGATTACAGCTATCGGATTTAGTTTTATGCCTAAGCATTTAAAAACTGAAAATAGTTTTTTATCTAAATTAAAACCCATTAATTTAGATAAACTCACTTTCAAGCTAAACAGTTTTACAACACGATATAAGCATTCTATTATTGTGGTATCTTCAGTATTATTTGTCATCGGTATTTTTTCTATTTCTAAAATTGAAGTGAATACAGACTCATTGAATATGCTTGGAAATGGAGAGGCAAAACAAAACTTAAAAGCAATAGAAAAAGAGCTTGATGGAAGCACACGTTTACAAGTAAATGTAGTCAATACTTCAAGAGAAAGCTTATTAAATAGTAGCACATTTACAAAACTGAAACAATTTCATGAAAAACTAAATAACAACGAGTATGCGTCCTCTCCAGTATCATTACTCAATGTAAAAGAGTTTCTAGAAAAACGCTCACCAGTATTATTTCAAAATGGATTTAGTAGTATTAAAATGGATTCTATTTTAATTAAAAGTAAAGAAGAATCAAATACATTTTTCTCAATGTTTTCTGATGATTTTTCTAAATTGGGCATTTCGGTAAATGTGAGAGAATTAAAAACAAAAGAACTTGAAGATTTGTTTATTCAAATTGAAAATGATTTCCATTCTATTTTTGATGATGCTTATAATATTGAAATCCGTGGGTTTTCAGCTGTTTTTGCGAAACTAAATAAGTTTATCATTCAGACACAATTTCGATCTTTTGGAGCAGCATTTATCATATCATTTATTGTATTATTTATTTTTATAGGAAACATTAAAACGAGTGTTTTGGTATTAATTCCTAATCTTCTTCCTTTAGCGTTACTCGCTATTATAATGAGTATACTTAATATTCCTTTGGAAATTTCAACAGTGATGATTGCACCTATCATGCTAGGGATTGCAATGGACGATACGATACACTTAACATATAAGTATAAAAAGAATACAGGAGCCGTCATTTCTAAAATGGATAATGCCATTATATACACAGGGGATGCCTTGTTTTCAACCACTATTGCTTTAGTATTTGGATTTTTAATTATAGGTTTTAGTGGTGTCATATCTGTAAGCACATTTGGCCTACTTTGTGCTTTTACTGTTGCTGCTGCGCTACTTGCAGATTTGTTATTTTTACCTGCTTTAATTAAGACGTTTTCAAAATAATGCTTGCAATAAAAGAAAACTTATACCAACAGTGTAAACTGTTTTTAGAACAACGCTTACAGTCTGTACAGAATACGATGCAAGATATTCAGAAATCACTATTATCTGAAACTAAAAGTAGTGCAGGAGATAAACACGAAACAGGGAGAGCAATGTTGCAATTAGAGCGTGAAAAAGTGGGAAATCAGTTGGCTGATATTCAAAAAGTTGGAGAAACTTTGAGTAAAATAGATCGATCTAAATCTCATAAAATTGTATCCCTTGGGAGTGTTGTATATACTACAAAGGCTAATTATTTTATAGCGATTAGTGCAGGCGAATTAAAAGTTGAAAACACATTGTTTTATGCTATTTCTCCAAGCACTCCTATTGGACAATTATTATTATCTAAGCAAAAAGGAGATGCTATACGATTTAGAAATGATGATTTTATAATTGAAGCTGTTTTTTAAAATAATACGTTTAGATACTTACTTAACAACTTCTAAAAATACTTCAGCTTGATTTTTGAGAGCTTTTAAATGTTGAAAAAAGATAATTTCATGATTCAATTTAGCTTCAATTAAATAATAATTCCCTTTAAAATAAGATTGTTTTACAATAGCTTTTAAATTTGAGTTAGATACGACCTTTAATTGATGAGCATATACAATCCCATAAGAATCGAGAACATTAAATTCTCCAAAAAACGAAGCAATCAGAACGCTTTCTGGGTGTTTAAATAAATATTGAGGTGTATTGTTTGCAATTATCTTGGCATTATTCAACACAATCATATGATCAGCGTAGCCTAAAACATCTTCTCTATCGTGTGTGGCTACAACACATGCAATATCTTTATCTTTTAAATATTGAAATAAATTACGCCTTAAAGATTGTTTTTTAAAATTATCGATATGACTAAAAGGTTCATCTAATAAAATGATTTCTGGTTGTTTTGCAATAGCTCTAGCAAGAGCTACACGTTGTTTTTGACCACCACTTAATAGTTTTACTTTCGTTTTTGCAAAAGAAGATAATTCAACCACTTCGAGAAGCTCTGCAGTACGCTCTCTTTTTTCTTCAGGATAAAAATTAGACAGATACTTGCCTACGTTTTCTTCTACAGAAGTAAAGGGCATTAAATCAAATTCTTGAGAAACATACCTTATATGCTCAGGGTCAATGACCAAATTATATTCAGGGCCTAATATCTGATTATCTTTCCAAAAAATCTGACCTTTATTTAAATCAAATTCACCATATAACAATTTTAAAAGTGTTGATTTTCCAGATCCACTTTCTCCAATAATAGATAAATGCTCTCCTGCTTTAACAGTAAAACTAATATTGCTTAAAATAGGTTGTTCTTGATACTGAAATGAAATATGTTTTACCTGAAGCATTTTATGAATAGAATCCAGTTAGGTTTTTATATCTAACTGGATTAAATAAAGTTATTGTTATCCTTTAATTGTTTCTTTGGTTTTGCTAGGTAATACTTCAAACCCCATATTATGTAATGTAAATCCAAAAATATCAGCCGCCTGTTCTATGGTTTTACTAATAGGAGTTCCTGCTCCATGTCCTGCATCAGTTTCAATGCGAATTAGAGTTGGATTAGTTCCAGTTTGTTTACTCTGTAACTCTGCAGCAAACTTAAAACTGTGAGCAGGTACCACGCGATCGTCGTGATCTCCAGTAGTTACTAAAGTTGCAGGATAAGATACCCCTGCTTTTACATTATGAACAGGAGAATAACCTTTTAAGTACTCAAACATTTCTTTGCTTTGTTCTGCTGTACCATAATCATAAGCCCAACCTGCTCCAGCAGTAAATGTATGGTAACGTAGCATGTCTAAAACACCAACAGCTGGTAAAGCTACCTTCATTAAATCTGGACGTTGTGTCATTGTAGCACCTACTAATAGCCCTCCGTTTGAGCCACCACTAATAGCTAAGTAATCTGAAGATGTATAATTATTAGCAATTAAATATTCGCCAGCGGCAATAAAATCGTCAAATACATTTTGTTTTTTTAACTGCGTCCCCGCATTATGCCATTTCTTACCATATTCCCCTCCGCCTCTAATATTTGGTACTGCGTAAATACCTCCTTGTTCTAACCAAACTGCATTAGAGGGGCTAAACGAAGGTGTTAAACTTACATTGAACCCGCCATAACCGTATAAAATTGTTGGGTTTTTACCATTGAGATCTAATCCTTTTTTATGAGTGATAATCATTGGAACTTTAGTGCCATCTTTTGAAATATAAAATACTTGTTTGCTTTCATAACTATCAGAATCAAAATCAACATTAGGTTTTTTATAAATGGATGATATACCATCTTTAGGGTTGTATTTAAAGATAGTTCCCGGTGTTTTATAATTAGAAAAACTGTAGTATAAAATAGGAGCTTCTTTTTTACCACCAAAGCTACTGGCACTTCCTATCCCAGGCAATTCAACTTCTCTTATTACCTTACCTTCGTAATCGTATTGTATCACTTTAGAAACGGCATCTACCATATATTCTGCAAAAAAGTAACCACCTCCTATTGATGGAGATAATACATTTTCAGTTTCTGGAATGAAATCTACCCAGTTTTCTGGTGTTGGATTGGAAGCATCAACAGTTACAATTTTTTGATTAGGCGCATTTAAATTAGTTAATAAGTATAATTTACTGCCTACATTTTCAAACACAGAAGTATCACTATTTGTATCCGCTAAAATTGTTATAATTTCCCCATTAGGGTTAGATAGATCTTTCATTAATAATTTAGATCCAGAGGTTGAAATTCTTGGATAAATAAATAAATAATTCCCATCTTCTGTAACACTTCCTGAAATATAACGATGTTTTTCTTCAGAAGTACCTCCATAAATTAAAGCATCATCTTTTTGTTTTGTTCCTAATTTGTGATAATACAGTTTGTGTTGATCGGTCTTTGCAGATAATTCACTTCCTTTAGGTTTGTCATAACTTGAATAATAAAAGCCATCATTGTTTTTCCATGAAATCCCACTAAACTTTATATCAATTAAAGTATCTTCAATAATTTGTTTGGTTTCAGTATTCATAATCAATACTTTTCTCCAATCACTTCCTCCTTCAGAAATAGAGTATGCGGCAATACTACCATCTTTAGAAAAGCTTACTTGCCCTAAAGACACTGTTCCATCATTACTAAATGTATTTGGATCTAAAAACACGTCTTCTTCACCATCATCATGAGTTCTATATAATACAAATTGATTTTGCAATCCGTCATTTTTATAATAATAAGTATAATTCCCTTCTTTAAAAGGGGCTCCTATTTTTTCATAATTCCACATTTTTTCTAAGCGTTCTTTTAACCCTTTTCGATATGGAATTTTATCTAAATATGCGTAAGTTGAAACATTTTGGGTTTTTACCCAATCTGCAGTTTCTTCACTTCTATCATCTTCTAACCAACGATAAGGATCTTTAACTTCTTCATCAAAATAAGTATTGACCACTTCCCCTATTTTTGTCTCAGGATAAATTATTTTTTGCTCTTCTTTGCATGAACTCATAAGGGTTATTATAAAAAACGGAATTATTAATTTTTTCATCGTATTGAATTTAATGTATTCAAAAATAACGAAAATATGTTGCCTGTCTTTTTAATTTAAATAATGTAGAAAATTACAGCTTATGAAATTATGGAATATCAGAGATATATTTAAAATCTTTTAGAAAAGATAAATTGTAGTTAGATACCATTTCTAATTTTTTGAAAAGCTATTCTAATTTGAGATTCTACAGTTTTGATAGAAATATTTAACTTAATGGCAATCTCTTTATTTTTTAGCCCTTTTTCTTTACTCAATAATAAAATTTCTTTACAACGTTTAGGGAGAGTATCTACAAGGGTTTTTATTCTCTTTA is from Flavobacteriaceae bacterium and encodes:
- a CDS encoding RND transporter translates to MFNKAIQFVINKRVAIIAILGLLTIIGLLQTVTSLKVDNSLSIWFLEENKDYQQYIKFQEEQGSDEIFIAMFPVKNSFSETNVNRLSLLHQKIDTLPYVNASFSIANAKYPIYANNKIYYQNIYDTKRSERSLNNLLDKLPVIKKQLISEDTEHLFFYIQMDPSHTIEAIRSEAVAHIESVIESVFGTNYFHTGAPVLNEAYNNTIYNESVFFAVITVIVVLLMLLFLLPHRSYLLLAISAIITPIALLFGTLVSLGYKLNMISMLIPTILLVYSVSDAIHIINMYHKQRKSEGNSKIVQIQKALFKSLKPCFYTTLTTLTGYIALYLSPLPAFKNMGLFTCIGLLLSFVLVYVITAIGFSFMPKHLKTENSFLSKLKPINLDKLTFKLNSFTTRYKHSIIVVSSVLFVIGIFSISKIEVNTDSLNMLGNGEAKQNLKAIEKELDGSTRLQVNVVNTSRESLLNSSTFTKLKQFHEKLNNNEYASSPVSLLNVKEFLEKRSPVLFQNGFSSIKMDSILIKSKEESNTFFSMFSDDFSKLGISVNVRELKTKELEDLFIQIENDFHSIFDDAYNIEIRGFSAVFAKLNKFIIQTQFRSFGAAFIISFIVLFIFIGNIKTSVLVLIPNLLPLALLAIIMSILNIPLEISTVMIAPIMLGIAMDDTIHLTYKYKKNTGAVISKMDNAIIYTGDALFSTTIALVFGFLIIGFSGVISVSTFGLLCAFTVAAALLADLLFLPALIKTFSK
- a CDS encoding 3-oxoacyl-ACP synthase; this encodes MLAIKENLYQQCKLFLEQRLQSVQNTMQDIQKSLLSETKSSAGDKHETGRAMLQLEREKVGNQLADIQKVGETLSKIDRSKSHKIVSLGSVVYTTKANYFIAISAGELKVENTLFYAISPSTPIGQLLLSKQKGDAIRFRNDDFIIEAVF
- a CDS encoding ABC transporter ATP-binding protein, which gives rise to MLQVKHISFQYQEQPILSNISFTVKAGEHLSIIGESGSGKSTLLKLLYGEFDLNKGQIFWKDNQILGPEYNLVIDPEHIRYVSQEFDLMPFTSVEENVGKYLSNFYPEEKRERTAELLEVVELSSFAKTKVKLLSGGQKQRVALARAIAKQPEIILLDEPFSHIDNFKKQSLRRNLFQYLKDKDIACVVATHDREDVLGYADHMIVLNNAKIIANNTPQYLFKHPESVLIASFFGEFNVLDSYGIVYAHQLKVVSNSNLKAIVKQSYFKGNYYLIEAKLNHEIIFFQHLKALKNQAEVFLEVVK
- a CDS encoding S9 family peptidase — its product is MKKLIIPFFIITLMSSCKEEQKIIYPETKIGEVVNTYFDEEVKDPYRWLEDDRSEETADWVKTQNVSTYAYLDKIPYRKGLKERLEKMWNYEKIGAPFKEGNYTYYYKNDGLQNQFVLYRTHDDGEEDVFLDPNTFSNDGTVSLGQVSFSKDGSIAAYSISEGGSDWRKVLIMNTETKQIIEDTLIDIKFSGISWKNNDGFYYSSYDKPKGSELSAKTDQHKLYYHKLGTKQKDDALIYGGTSEEKHRYISGSVTEDGNYLFIYPRISTSGSKLLMKDLSNPNGEIITILADTNSDTSVFENVGSKLYLLTNLNAPNQKIVTVDASNPTPENWVDFIPETENVLSPSIGGGYFFAEYMVDAVSKVIQYDYEGKVIREVELPGIGSASSFGGKKEAPILYYSFSNYKTPGTIFKYNPKDGISSIYKKPNVDFDSDSYESKQVFYISKDGTKVPMIITHKKGLDLNGKNPTILYGYGGFNVSLTPSFSPSNAVWLEQGGIYAVPNIRGGGEYGKKWHNAGTQLKKQNVFDDFIAAGEYLIANNYTSSDYLAISGGSNGGLLVGATMTQRPDLMKVALPAVGVLDMLRYHTFTAGAGWAYDYGTAEQSKEMFEYLKGYSPVHNVKAGVSYPATLVTTGDHDDRVVPAHSFKFAAELQSKQTGTNPTLIRIETDAGHGAGTPISKTIEQAADIFGFTLHNMGFEVLPSKTKETIKG